Proteins from a genomic interval of Gordonia sp. SL306:
- a CDS encoding alpha/beta hydrolase: protein MSPLRRWTTVLLIVVGSVASLLATVGTAQAAPTKPSRIVKVVHDGPQQDTLTVYSAAMDKTFPVEVLTPRDRSTPSPVFYLLNGAGGGEDGATWAARTDYKKYFEDKKTFVVTPVGGAASYYTDWIHDDPELGRVKWQTFLTKELPPLIDSQFSTTGRNAIGGISMSGTSVLNLAIAAPKLYRAVGAFSGCARTTDPLGEAYVRIVVESFSSRKVTSMWGPPGGPVWRANDPYLNAAKLRGTKIYMTSGNGLPGPHETLQDPSVKGDAAWLANQTLVGGVLESAVGQCTSQMARRLADLHIPADVSVRPNGTHSWGYWQDDLRRTWPKIARDLAS from the coding sequence GTGAGCCCGCTCAGGCGCTGGACAACGGTCCTGTTGATCGTCGTCGGCTCGGTGGCGTCACTCCTCGCCACCGTCGGCACCGCCCAGGCCGCGCCGACGAAGCCGTCGCGGATCGTGAAGGTCGTCCACGACGGACCCCAGCAGGACACCCTCACCGTCTACTCGGCCGCGATGGACAAGACCTTCCCCGTCGAGGTGCTCACCCCGCGCGACCGCAGCACCCCGTCTCCGGTCTTCTACCTACTCAACGGCGCCGGCGGCGGCGAGGACGGGGCGACGTGGGCGGCTCGCACCGACTACAAGAAGTACTTCGAGGACAAGAAGACCTTCGTCGTCACCCCTGTCGGCGGCGCTGCGTCGTACTACACCGACTGGATCCACGACGACCCCGAGCTCGGTCGGGTCAAGTGGCAGACCTTCCTCACAAAGGAACTCCCCCCACTGATCGACAGCCAGTTCTCGACCACCGGACGCAACGCCATCGGCGGCATCTCGATGTCGGGGACGTCGGTGCTGAATCTCGCGATCGCCGCACCGAAGCTCTACCGGGCCGTCGGGGCGTTCAGCGGTTGTGCGCGCACCACCGATCCCCTCGGTGAGGCCTACGTCCGGATCGTCGTCGAGAGTTTCAGCTCGCGCAAGGTCACCAGCATGTGGGGCCCGCCCGGCGGTCCGGTGTGGCGCGCGAACGACCCGTACCTCAATGCGGCGAAACTGCGTGGGACCAAGATCTACATGACGAGCGGCAACGGACTTCCGGGTCCGCATGAGACGCTCCAGGATCCGTCCGTCAAGGGCGACGCCGCGTGGCTGGCCAACCAGACCCTGGTCGGCGGTGTCCTGGAGAGCGCGGTCGGTCAGTGCACCAGCCAGATGGCCCGACGCCTCGCCGATCTCCACATCCCGGCCGACGTATCGGTGCGTCCCAACGGCACCCATTCCTGGGGGTACTGGCAGGACGACCTGCGCCGGACATGGCCGAAGATCGCTCGCGACCTGGCTTCCTGA